One Streptomyces sp. NBC_01217 genomic region harbors:
- a CDS encoding zinc ribbon domain-containing protein: MNAAPADQIRLLDVQALDVRLSQLAHRRKSLPEHAEIESLTSDLAQLRDLLVASQTEESDTAREQTKAEQDVDQVRQRAARDQQRLDSGAVTSPKDLESLQREIASLAKRQGDLEDVVLEVMERRESAQERVTELSDRVSAVQAKVDDATARRDAATKELDEEVATVTKERGLVAGSVPADLLKLYDKLRVQQGGVGAARLYQRRCEGCRLELNITEVNDVKAASPDTVLRCENCRRILVRTSESGL; this comes from the coding sequence CTGAACGCCGCGCCCGCCGACCAGATCCGACTCCTCGACGTCCAGGCCCTCGACGTACGCCTGTCGCAGCTCGCGCACCGGCGCAAGTCGCTGCCCGAGCACGCCGAGATCGAGTCGCTCACCAGCGACCTCGCGCAACTGCGTGACCTGCTGGTCGCCTCGCAGACCGAGGAGAGCGACACCGCCCGCGAGCAGACCAAGGCGGAGCAGGACGTCGACCAGGTGCGCCAGCGCGCCGCCCGCGACCAGCAGCGCCTCGACTCCGGTGCGGTCACCTCGCCCAAGGACCTGGAGAGCCTCCAGCGCGAGATCGCCTCGCTGGCCAAGCGTCAGGGCGACCTGGAGGACGTCGTCCTCGAAGTGATGGAGCGCCGCGAGTCCGCCCAGGAGCGCGTCACCGAGCTGTCCGACCGGGTCTCCGCCGTCCAGGCCAAGGTCGACGACGCGACCGCCCGCCGTGACGCCGCGACGAAGGAGCTGGACGAGGAGGTCGCGACCGTCACCAAGGAGCGCGGGCTCGTCGCCGGTTCCGTCCCCGCGGACCTGCTGAAGCTGTACGACAAGCTCCGCGTCCAGCAGGGCGGGGTGGGCGCCGCCCGCCTCTACCAGCGCCGTTGCGAGGGCTGCCGCCTGGAACTGAACATCACCGAGGTCAACGATGTGAAGGCGGCCTCCCCGGACACCGTCCTGCGCTGCGAGAACTGCCGTCGCATCCTGGTCCGTACGTCGGAGTCGGGCCTGTAA